One Bifidobacterium crudilactis genomic region harbors:
- a CDS encoding DUF3043 domain-containing protein translates to MTWNPFKRGADEDAQVQITPTELDDNPTGKGRPTPKRKQVEAENLRPIVPKDRKASRKVERDKMREKQNEEYDAMRNGDVRHMPVAERIPARVYIRDYIDARWNLAEFFIPVAFVILLGSMAVTAFYPQLSMPLLILMYAYLIAAVIDIALMWRKLKAKLVEKYGEGAVSKGSRSATYAWSRALQLRRWRMPRPRSPKRGNWPK, encoded by the coding sequence ATGACATGGAACCCATTCAAACGCGGCGCCGACGAGGACGCCCAAGTCCAGATCACCCCGACCGAGCTTGATGACAACCCCACCGGCAAAGGACGTCCCACGCCCAAGCGCAAACAGGTGGAGGCGGAGAACCTCCGACCCATCGTTCCCAAGGATCGCAAAGCGAGCCGTAAAGTGGAACGCGACAAGATGCGTGAAAAGCAGAACGAAGAGTACGACGCCATGCGCAACGGCGATGTGCGGCACATGCCCGTCGCCGAACGCATCCCGGCCCGTGTCTACATCCGCGATTACATCGATGCGCGCTGGAATCTCGCCGAGTTCTTCATTCCCGTCGCCTTCGTCATCCTGCTGGGGTCCATGGCCGTCACCGCCTTCTACCCCCAGCTTTCCATGCCTCTGCTGATTCTCATGTACGCATACCTCATCGCGGCGGTTATCGACATCGCCCTGATGTGGCGCAAGCTCAAGGCGAAGCTCGTCGAGAAGTACGGGGAAGGGGCCGTCTCGAAGGGTTCGCGTTCGGCAACCTACGCATGGTCCCGCGCCTTGCAGTTGCGCCGTTGGCGTATGCCGCGCCCGCGCAGCCCGAAGAGGGGAAACTGGCCGAAGTAG
- a CDS encoding dipeptidase, producing MTGLSGDDIRARVQDDWDRIVALLTDKVACASVSAKGITGEHMQRSAQFVAEEFTGLGLDAHVVQSRNPDGTPGAYEVVGSRIVSPDAPTVLLYAHHDVQPVPDPGQWDTDPFVAVEKDGRLYGRGSADDGGGIAIHSGTLKALGDDLGVNVKIFFEGEEEMGSPSFIPFIEEHREEFEADVIIVADSGNWSADVPSLTTSLRGNTTLDVTVRVLGHPVHSGQFGGPILDANTLSAMLISSLYNESGELDVPGVIAQEPIGGLQRDLDEETLRGDAATVEGLRFAGTGSLASRLWTKPSLTVIGIDAHPVDGSFNVLADATRFRLSLRTAPSQRPQEAQQALTTYLIRHAPFGAEVTVEALDNGMGWAMDPDAESVNIAEKAMQEAFGTEVINKGEGGSIPFIPELQRIFPHAQVLVTGPEDPKSNAHSPNESISLSGLRNNIITETLLLDRLAH from the coding sequence ATGACTGGGTTGAGTGGTGATGATATTCGTGCACGAGTGCAGGACGATTGGGACAGGATCGTTGCCTTGCTCACGGATAAGGTGGCCTGCGCTTCGGTGTCGGCCAAGGGGATTACCGGCGAACATATGCAGCGTTCCGCGCAGTTCGTGGCTGAGGAATTCACCGGACTGGGTTTGGACGCCCATGTGGTGCAATCCCGGAATCCCGATGGGACGCCAGGCGCCTATGAGGTCGTCGGCTCCCGTATCGTCAGTCCGGACGCTCCCACCGTGCTGCTGTATGCGCACCACGATGTGCAGCCCGTTCCAGATCCGGGCCAGTGGGACACCGACCCGTTCGTCGCAGTCGAGAAGGACGGACGCCTGTATGGCCGCGGTTCGGCGGATGACGGCGGCGGCATCGCCATCCATTCCGGCACGCTGAAGGCTCTTGGGGATGATCTGGGTGTGAATGTGAAGATCTTCTTCGAAGGAGAGGAGGAGATGGGGTCTCCCAGTTTCATCCCCTTCATCGAGGAGCATCGAGAGGAGTTCGAGGCCGATGTCATCATCGTCGCCGATTCGGGCAACTGGTCGGCCGATGTGCCGAGTCTGACGACCTCCTTGAGGGGTAACACCACACTGGATGTGACCGTTCGGGTATTGGGGCACCCGGTGCATTCCGGTCAGTTCGGCGGGCCGATTCTCGATGCGAACACCCTGTCGGCAATGCTGATTTCCAGCTTGTACAACGAATCCGGGGAGCTCGATGTCCCCGGTGTGATCGCGCAGGAGCCGATCGGCGGATTGCAACGCGATCTCGACGAGGAGACCTTGCGTGGCGATGCCGCCACTGTGGAGGGTCTGCGCTTTGCCGGCACAGGTTCCCTGGCTTCAAGGCTGTGGACCAAACCAAGCCTCACCGTCATAGGTATCGACGCCCATCCGGTGGACGGCTCGTTCAATGTTCTCGCTGATGCGACCAGATTCAGACTGTCGCTGCGCACAGCGCCGTCCCAACGTCCTCAAGAGGCTCAGCAGGCACTGACGACCTACCTGATACGCCACGCGCCTTTTGGTGCCGAAGTCACCGTCGAAGCCCTGGACAATGGCATGGGTTGGGCTATGGACCCCGATGCCGAATCGGTGAATATCGCCGAAAAAGCGATGCAGGAGGCATTCGGTACCGAGGTCATCAACAAGGGAGAGGGTGGTTCGATTCCGTTCATACCCGAATTGCAGCGGATTTTCCCGCACGCCCAAGTGCTGGTGACAGGCCCTGAAGACCCGAAGTCCAACGCTCACAGCCCCAACGAGTCCATCTCGCTCTCAGGCTTGCGCAACAACATCATCACCGAAACGCTGCTGTTGGACCGTCTGGCCCACTAG
- a CDS encoding ECF transporter S component — MTTTTSNGVRPILRWRVVDIAVASVIGVASSLIYWMVALVSTGPWNFLEAVIPGFGGIINGLWLFAGPLAAVIVRKPGAALYAEVVAAVLEALMGNMWGGGSTFVIGLVQGLMAELAFVILMYRKWNPATLILSGALSGVGCWGYSFFTNLQAIDWGGSYGVIYLVATVISGAVIAGILMWYLYIAIAKTGALDHFVSGREVRGVND; from the coding sequence ATGACTACAACAACATCGAACGGTGTTCGTCCGATTCTTCGCTGGCGCGTAGTGGATATCGCCGTGGCATCCGTCATCGGCGTCGCCAGCTCGCTCATCTACTGGATGGTGGCTCTGGTCTCCACAGGACCTTGGAACTTCCTGGAAGCGGTGATTCCGGGTTTCGGGGGAATCATCAACGGACTCTGGCTGTTTGCCGGACCACTCGCAGCGGTTATCGTACGAAAGCCCGGCGCGGCTCTGTACGCAGAAGTAGTCGCGGCCGTGCTGGAAGCGCTGATGGGCAACATGTGGGGAGGCGGCTCCACCTTCGTCATCGGCCTTGTTCAAGGGCTGATGGCTGAGCTGGCCTTTGTCATACTGATGTACCGCAAGTGGAACCCCGCAACGCTGATTCTTTCCGGCGCACTCTCCGGTGTGGGATGCTGGGGATACTCCTTCTTCACCAACCTTCAGGCCATCGACTGGGGCGGCTCCTACGGTGTCATCTATCTGGTGGCCACGGTGATATCCGGCGCGGTGATCGCCGGTATTCTCATGTGGTATCTGTATATCGCCATCGCAAAAACGGGGGCTTTGGATCATTTCGTCTCCGGGCGCGAGGTACGCGGAGTCAACGACTGA
- a CDS encoding ATP-binding cassette domain-containing protein, with product MNRETAQQHGTTTVDKTTVPRSEQLHDIAEEESASSLTFDHWGYKHASRRHFAVRDLNLHIRAGERVLLLGASGIGKSTILEGAAGLIGGQTKSATPPEDSDSADSDASQSAQTPSVTDADGGLTEGRVLIGERSIQESIGRVGLVLQDPDAQAIFQRLGDNVAFGPENLNVPRDRIWQRTRESLSAVGMDELKLTHSILHLSGGQMQRCALAGALAMRPGVLLLDEPTANLDPDGVHQIVGAVADVVKKRDCTMVLVEHRAGPWIDMIDRVVVLGLESDQAAERDAAYNDAAKTGSANPGGDAARGLADDDLDRTAFRRTVIVADGTPEEVFTDEALDFAQLGIWVPDRFRRAGDVVTQMHTSDEPDYPASEGEGEVVLSTRKLSIGRHDVPIATSIDLAFHPGQITALVGPNGVGKSTLSLTLAGLLKAVDGEVVASRELVDGLSSSNPFTWKSSDLASRISYVFQNPEHQFAKGTVMEEMMLAPLRSGMAPEQAQERANDLLERFNLRRYAKVNPYTLSGGEKRRLTVASALAAAPRVLLLDEPTFGQDRRTWMQIVKLIHSLRSDGVSIIVITHDRDLVTALGAKVVELSAAGSGASWNDAKSHAAVPAPQVMDAPPAASVNPHEGIPAEVPAISHVEVSPMDSRDEPERPSSRSPFLASLNPAYRVIGGLVATLPLLISLDWVSATVALALEFVLLMIAGIAPWHVIRSTWPLFIGAPGSAVAVLLYGKSGGDTLWQWGLILVTDRSVDLAIATALRILAIGIPAIIAVLGIDATDLADAFSQVLHFPDRFVYGGLAGMRLFTVLQDDWSALTASRRSRGLGDDSAVRTFFPQAFALLVLSIRRSTTLATAMQARGFGGSGPRSHARVSAYGVRDYCYLLIALSVPVIALISAACLGTFTFFGG from the coding sequence ATGAATCGCGAAACGGCGCAACAGCATGGGACGACGACGGTCGATAAGACCACCGTGCCTCGAAGCGAGCAACTGCATGACATCGCGGAGGAAGAATCGGCATCGTCGCTGACCTTTGACCATTGGGGGTACAAGCATGCCTCGCGCCGCCATTTCGCGGTTCGTGACCTCAACCTTCACATCAGGGCAGGGGAGCGTGTGCTGCTTCTCGGCGCTTCAGGAATAGGCAAGTCCACCATCCTCGAAGGTGCCGCGGGCCTTATCGGAGGGCAGACCAAGTCGGCGACGCCACCCGAGGACTCCGACTCCGCTGATAGCGACGCATCCCAAAGCGCCCAGACTCCATCCGTCACTGACGCAGATGGTGGTCTGACCGAGGGGCGCGTCCTGATCGGTGAGCGAAGCATCCAGGAATCCATCGGCAGAGTAGGCCTGGTGCTGCAGGACCCGGACGCGCAGGCGATATTCCAGCGCCTGGGCGACAACGTCGCCTTCGGGCCCGAGAACCTGAATGTGCCCAGGGACCGGATATGGCAGCGCACCAGGGAGAGTCTCTCCGCCGTCGGCATGGATGAACTCAAACTCACCCACTCCATCCTGCACCTCAGCGGGGGGCAGATGCAGCGGTGTGCGCTCGCGGGAGCCTTGGCCATGCGTCCGGGAGTGCTGTTGCTCGATGAGCCGACGGCGAATCTTGACCCGGACGGTGTGCACCAGATTGTCGGTGCGGTCGCGGATGTCGTGAAGAAACGGGATTGCACGATGGTGCTGGTCGAGCATCGCGCCGGTCCGTGGATCGACATGATCGACAGGGTCGTGGTGCTGGGGCTTGAATCCGATCAAGCAGCGGAACGGGACGCAGCATACAACGACGCAGCGAAAACCGGGTCGGCGAATCCGGGCGGGGATGCAGCTCGAGGTCTTGCCGATGACGACCTTGATCGCACGGCTTTCCGCAGAACCGTGATCGTGGCGGACGGCACGCCCGAAGAGGTGTTCACCGATGAGGCTCTTGACTTCGCGCAGCTGGGCATCTGGGTTCCCGACCGTTTCCGCAGGGCGGGTGACGTCGTCACGCAGATGCACACCTCGGACGAGCCTGACTATCCTGCGTCCGAAGGGGAGGGCGAGGTCGTGCTCAGCACCCGGAAGCTCTCCATCGGTAGACACGACGTGCCTATTGCGACATCGATTGACCTTGCCTTTCATCCAGGGCAGATCACCGCGCTGGTAGGACCGAACGGAGTGGGCAAATCCACGTTGTCGTTGACCTTGGCCGGTCTGCTCAAAGCGGTTGACGGCGAGGTCGTTGCCTCGCGGGAACTGGTCGACGGGTTGTCGAGCAGCAATCCCTTCACATGGAAGTCCAGCGATCTGGCTTCGAGGATTTCGTACGTCTTCCAGAACCCCGAACACCAGTTTGCCAAAGGCACGGTGATGGAGGAGATGATGCTCGCGCCTTTGCGATCCGGCATGGCACCGGAACAGGCGCAGGAAAGAGCAAACGACCTGCTCGAACGCTTCAATCTGCGCAGATACGCGAAGGTCAACCCGTATACCCTCTCCGGTGGTGAGAAACGGCGCCTGACAGTGGCCTCCGCTCTGGCCGCCGCACCGCGTGTGCTGCTGCTGGATGAGCCGACCTTCGGTCAGGACCGGCGGACATGGATGCAAATCGTGAAGCTGATTCACTCCCTCCGTTCCGACGGCGTGAGCATCATCGTCATCACTCATGACCGTGACCTGGTCACGGCGTTGGGCGCCAAAGTCGTGGAACTGTCCGCAGCGGGCAGCGGCGCATCCTGGAACGACGCCAAATCCCATGCGGCTGTTCCGGCGCCGCAAGTGATGGATGCCCCGCCCGCTGCTTCGGTGAATCCTCACGAGGGGATACCTGCGGAGGTACCGGCAATCTCCCATGTGGAGGTGAGCCCGATGGATAGCCGTGACGAGCCTGAACGACCATCGAGTCGTTCGCCTTTCCTGGCTTCACTGAATCCCGCATATCGCGTGATCGGAGGTCTCGTGGCCACGCTGCCTCTGCTGATCAGTCTTGATTGGGTTTCGGCAACGGTCGCTTTGGCTTTGGAATTCGTGCTGCTGATGATTGCGGGAATCGCGCCCTGGCATGTGATTCGTTCGACCTGGCCACTGTTCATCGGAGCCCCGGGCTCCGCGGTCGCCGTGCTGCTCTATGGAAAGAGTGGCGGTGACACGCTTTGGCAGTGGGGTCTGATTCTGGTCACGGATCGCTCCGTGGACCTGGCGATAGCCACGGCATTGAGGATTCTGGCGATAGGCATCCCTGCCATCATCGCCGTGCTCGGCATTGATGCTACGGATTTGGCGGACGCCTTCAGCCAGGTGCTCCATTTCCCCGACCGTTTCGTGTATGGGGGACTGGCGGGCATGCGACTCTTCACGGTCCTGCAGGATGACTGGAGCGCCCTCACTGCTTCGCGCCGCTCACGAGGTCTTGGTGACGACAGCGCCGTGCGTACCTTCTTCCCTCAGGCCTTCGCGTTGCTGGTGCTGTCCATCAGACGCTCCACCACGCTTGCCACGGCCATGCAGGCACGCGGATTCGGCGGTTCCGGACCGCGGAGTCATGCCAGAGTTTCCGCATACGGCGTCAGGGATTACTGCTATCTGCTGATCGCTCTCTCAGTTCCGGTGATCGCATTGATTTCGGCCGCGTGCCTGGGGACCTTCACCTTCTTCGGTGGCTGA
- a CDS encoding superoxide dismutase, which yields MPEYTLPELPYDYSALEPFISGKIMELHHDKHHQTYVTGANKALEQIHDAAESGNVENSNLFEKNLAFNLAGHKNHTIFWKNMAPADGQEPEGELRAAIDDQFGSFEGFKKYFASMCAGIQGSGWAVLAWDSLGEKLVTLQMYDHQGNLPVTVFPLILLDLWEHAYYLDYLNVRPDYVKAWWNVVNWADAAARFDEVRNLNTVLAR from the coding sequence ATGCCAGAATATACTTTGCCGGAACTTCCTTACGACTACTCGGCGCTGGAGCCGTTTATCTCGGGGAAGATCATGGAGCTTCACCACGACAAGCATCATCAGACCTACGTCACCGGCGCGAACAAGGCACTGGAACAGATTCACGACGCCGCCGAATCAGGCAACGTGGAGAACTCCAACCTCTTCGAGAAGAATCTGGCGTTCAACCTCGCAGGCCATAAGAACCACACCATTTTCTGGAAGAACATGGCTCCGGCGGACGGTCAGGAACCAGAGGGCGAGCTCCGTGCAGCCATCGACGACCAATTCGGTTCCTTCGAAGGGTTCAAGAAGTATTTCGCTTCGATGTGCGCCGGCATCCAAGGCTCCGGCTGGGCTGTGCTCGCATGGGATTCACTCGGCGAGAAGCTCGTGACCCTGCAGATGTACGATCACCAGGGCAATCTACCCGTCACCGTATTTCCCCTGATTCTCCTGGATCTGTGGGAGCACGCCTACTACCTGGATTATCTCAACGTTCGCCCGGATTATGTCAAGGCCTGGTGGAACGTGGTCAATTGGGCCGACGCGGCAGCTCGCTTCGACGAAGTACGCAATCTGAATACCGTACTGGCTCGATAA
- a CDS encoding ABC transporter ATP-binding protein, which yields MSSTTDSTATHTHASENPARTSKDDTSGKSATLELRKVSYAYTKGGKKVLHDISYSFNSGTVYSITGPSGAGKTTLLSLISGLTSPTEGQVVYQGKDLAKQNRYDFRSHDIGVIFQSFNLLPSLTVSENIILSMDASGKKFDESKKKIAEELLSEVHLPAEYANERILHLSGGEQQRVAIARALSYEPEVIVADEPTGNLDLNTQNDIMDIFRDLAHEHGKCVIIVTHSPEVAQRSDEVFQLAPLRKRPAGKKASASARQR from the coding sequence ATGAGTTCAACCACAGATTCCACAGCAACCCATACACACGCCAGCGAGAACCCTGCCAGAACGTCGAAAGACGACACATCCGGCAAAAGCGCCACGCTGGAGTTGAGGAAGGTCTCCTACGCCTACACCAAAGGCGGCAAAAAGGTGCTTCACGACATCAGCTACTCATTCAACAGCGGCACCGTGTATTCGATAACAGGCCCTTCAGGCGCAGGAAAGACCACCCTGCTTTCGCTCATTTCCGGGTTGACCTCACCAACCGAAGGACAGGTCGTATACCAGGGAAAAGATTTGGCGAAACAGAATCGCTATGACTTCCGCAGTCATGACATCGGCGTGATTTTCCAAAGCTTCAATCTGCTCCCCTCGCTTACTGTGAGCGAGAACATCATCCTGTCGATGGACGCCTCGGGCAAGAAATTCGACGAATCGAAAAAGAAGATAGCCGAGGAACTGCTCAGTGAGGTCCATCTGCCTGCAGAATATGCGAACGAACGCATTCTTCACCTTTCCGGAGGCGAGCAGCAACGCGTCGCAATCGCCCGCGCGCTGAGCTATGAGCCGGAGGTCATCGTCGCCGACGAGCCCACGGGCAATCTGGATCTCAACACGCAGAACGACATCATGGATATCTTCAGAGATCTCGCCCATGAACACGGCAAGTGCGTCATCATCGTCACGCACAGCCCCGAAGTCGCACAACGTTCCGATGAAGTCTTCCAGCTGGCACCGTTGCGCAAGCGTCCGGCAGGAAAGAAAGCTTCCGCATCTGCAAGGCAACGCTGA
- a CDS encoding ABC transporter permease, translating to MFVFKNAWKSVIRNKGRNILIAIIVAIIAAAATIGLSIRQAANSARETGLENTSVTGQISVDRSKLISASNTSGSSTTDARPDFSAIREALSDKELKLSDYQKYAKLSSVASSYYTETSSLAKTDSFQAVSTTSSDNSSSSSESSNADAQQGPGGGMGGGMGATTISGDFQLVGFSSDQAVKNASNGSFTMTSGEVFGYDATDDNEVIISKSLADFNNLKVGSTITAANPSDSSKTYTLKVVGIYKNSTETSGSTGGPGNSSTASDPANAIYTSVATLKALGLDASSTLTTTDSSGTSSTSAAAQISYTYVFSNKSDYTSFKTQATKAGLSSDYAVSSSDVEEYESSLVPLNNLSQFALTLLLIVLGVGAVVLIVLSLFNVRERKYEVGVLTAMGVKKTKVAAQFAIELLIVTMIGLGIGAIAGAATSLPVSNQLLASQVAQQESENSSQQAQFGRGMQGGAGPNGSGSSSNSGSNAGGNSGSTTQAPPSQGNGGPGRIGTRAVSYVSSINSTVSLSMVGQLVLIGLGLTLLSALVGVIFVMRYEPLQILADRS from the coding sequence ATGTTCGTGTTCAAGAATGCTTGGAAAAGCGTTATACGCAACAAAGGGCGCAACATACTCATCGCCATCATCGTGGCCATCATCGCCGCTGCGGCCACAATCGGGTTGTCGATACGCCAGGCGGCCAACTCCGCAAGGGAGACCGGACTTGAGAACACGAGCGTTACCGGTCAGATCAGCGTTGACAGAAGCAAGCTCATCAGTGCCTCCAACACCAGTGGTTCATCAACCACCGACGCTCGGCCTGATTTCAGCGCAATCCGCGAGGCGCTCAGCGACAAGGAACTCAAGCTGAGTGACTATCAGAAGTACGCCAAGCTGAGCTCGGTGGCCTCGTCGTATTACACGGAAACGTCATCACTGGCGAAAACCGATTCCTTCCAGGCGGTCTCCACAACCTCCAGCGACAACTCAAGCTCCAGTTCGGAATCATCGAACGCCGATGCTCAACAAGGGCCCGGTGGCGGCATGGGTGGCGGCATGGGGGCGACGACGATTTCCGGGGACTTCCAACTGGTCGGATTCTCCTCGGACCAGGCCGTGAAGAACGCTTCCAACGGCAGTTTCACGATGACCTCCGGTGAAGTCTTCGGCTATGACGCCACCGACGATAACGAGGTCATCATCTCCAAATCACTCGCCGACTTCAACAACCTGAAGGTTGGCAGCACGATAACGGCGGCGAATCCCAGCGATTCGAGCAAGACCTACACGCTGAAGGTCGTCGGCATCTACAAGAACTCCACGGAGACCAGCGGCTCCACCGGCGGCCCGGGCAATTCATCCACGGCCAGTGATCCGGCAAACGCCATCTACACTTCCGTGGCGACGCTGAAGGCTCTCGGACTCGACGCCTCCAGCACACTCACGACCACCGACTCATCCGGCACCAGCTCCACGTCCGCCGCCGCACAGATCAGCTACACCTATGTATTCAGCAACAAAAGCGACTACACGAGCTTCAAGACCCAGGCCACCAAGGCAGGGCTGAGCAGCGACTATGCTGTGTCCTCCTCGGATGTCGAGGAATACGAATCCAGTCTGGTCCCGTTGAACAACCTCTCGCAATTCGCTCTGACACTGCTGCTCATCGTGCTGGGTGTCGGCGCTGTCGTCCTCATAGTGCTCAGCCTCTTCAACGTCAGGGAACGAAAATACGAGGTGGGCGTGCTGACGGCCATGGGTGTGAAGAAGACGAAGGTCGCGGCCCAGTTCGCCATCGAACTGCTGATTGTCACGATGATCGGACTCGGTATCGGTGCGATAGCCGGAGCCGCAACCTCGCTTCCCGTATCGAATCAGCTGCTTGCCAGCCAGGTCGCCCAGCAGGAGAGCGAAAACAGCAGCCAGCAGGCTCAGTTCGGCCGAGGCATGCAGGGTGGGGCTGGACCTAACGGTTCCGGCAGCAGCTCGAACAGTGGCTCGAATGCAGGCGGCAATTCCGGTTCCACCACCCAGGCACCACCTTCGCAGGGCAACGGCGGCCCAGGGCGCATAGGCACCAGGGCGGTCAGTTATGTATCGTCCATCAACTCCACCGTCAGCCTCTCGATGGTCGGCCAACTCGTGTTGATAGGTTTGGGTCTGACTCTGCTATCGGCTCTTGTCGGCGTGATATTCGTCATGCGATACGAACCGCTCCAGATACTTGCAGACCGATCCTAA
- a CDS encoding TrmH family RNA methyltransferase has product MPIYSEILDNPKADRIRKVSDLSSRKRREEYGRFCIEGPQAVREAIVNRAEIIQDIFVQVKEDDGQMQVVSPVVEQLQELSQESDIYVHQVTERVMHRISTDSQGIVAVAESEAMHPKASALTLRDHAMIAAFWQIRDPGNAGTVIRSADASGCDAVIFVDECVDPLNPKVVRSTVGSLFHIPVVMMGSEDFFTWTKQLGAQVSAADVYGIEGRPSLQLPEFIDREVSMSSSDVSPQAFLFGNEARGLPERILRQVDRTVFIPMYGKAESMNLATSAAILLHTVAMSSHFERI; this is encoded by the coding sequence ATGCCCATATATTCTGAAATACTCGACAACCCCAAGGCGGACCGGATACGCAAGGTCAGCGATCTGAGTTCACGAAAACGCAGGGAGGAGTATGGGCGGTTTTGCATCGAAGGCCCTCAGGCGGTGCGTGAGGCCATCGTCAACCGGGCGGAGATCATCCAGGACATCTTCGTTCAGGTCAAGGAGGACGATGGGCAGATGCAGGTGGTGTCCCCAGTGGTCGAACAGTTGCAGGAGCTGTCCCAGGAGTCGGACATCTACGTCCACCAAGTCACCGAGAGGGTGATGCACCGCATCAGCACCGACAGCCAGGGCATCGTGGCCGTTGCTGAATCGGAAGCCATGCATCCGAAGGCATCCGCGCTGACATTGCGAGACCATGCAATGATCGCGGCGTTCTGGCAGATCAGGGACCCGGGCAATGCCGGTACCGTCATCAGGTCGGCCGACGCTTCCGGGTGCGATGCGGTGATATTCGTCGACGAATGCGTGGACCCGCTGAATCCGAAAGTGGTGCGTTCCACCGTGGGGTCGCTGTTCCACATTCCAGTGGTGATGATGGGCAGCGAAGACTTCTTCACCTGGACGAAGCAGCTCGGCGCACAGGTGAGTGCGGCCGATGTCTACGGAATCGAAGGCAGACCGTCCTTGCAGCTTCCCGAATTCATCGATCGCGAGGTATCCATGTCGTCCTCCGATGTGAGTCCGCAGGCCTTTCTCTTCGGCAACGAGGCCCGGGGTCTGCCGGAACGCATACTCAGACAGGTCGATCGCACGGTATTCATACCGATGTACGGCAAGGCCGAATCGATGAATCTGGCGACGAGTGCAGCGATTCTTCTGCACACCGTGGCTATGTCGAGTCACTTTGAAAGAATCTGA
- the pheS gene encoding phenylalanine--tRNA ligase subunit alpha produces the protein MVSDQVALGISKIREASDLQELKALRSQYAGADSAMTHASKAIGSLPKEQKKDAGKLMGELRANFGRAFSAKEQELSEAAQAQALAQESVDMTLPVNRRPLGARHPLAKLLEDVEDFFVSMGWQIAQGPEVEAEWYDFDALNFGPDHPARQMQDTFYVKGNQAKDAAGFVGSNMVMRTHTSPVQARSLLQRGVPLYVACPGRVFRTDELDATHTPVFHQCEAIAVDKHLTMADLKGVLDKLAVAMFGEGAKTRLRPSYFPFTEPSAEMDLWFPDKKGGPGWIEWGGCGMVNPNVLKSAGIDPDVYSGFAFGVGMERTLLLRHDINDMHDLVEGDVRFSEQFVMGE, from the coding sequence ATGGTTTCTGATCAGGTCGCACTCGGCATCAGCAAAATCCGGGAAGCCTCCGACTTGCAGGAGTTGAAGGCTTTGCGCTCGCAGTACGCAGGCGCGGATTCCGCCATGACCCACGCAAGCAAGGCCATCGGTTCCTTGCCGAAGGAGCAGAAGAAGGATGCAGGCAAGCTCATGGGGGAGCTGCGTGCCAACTTCGGTCGTGCATTCTCCGCCAAGGAGCAGGAGCTCAGTGAGGCCGCCCAGGCCCAGGCATTGGCACAGGAAAGCGTCGACATGACACTTCCCGTGAATCGGCGTCCTCTGGGCGCTAGGCACCCCTTGGCGAAGCTGCTTGAGGATGTCGAGGACTTCTTCGTGTCGATGGGCTGGCAGATTGCCCAAGGTCCCGAAGTGGAGGCCGAATGGTATGACTTCGATGCCCTCAACTTCGGTCCCGATCATCCTGCCCGACAGATGCAGGACACCTTCTACGTCAAGGGAAACCAGGCGAAGGACGCGGCAGGATTCGTCGGTTCCAACATGGTCATGAGAACCCACACCTCGCCGGTGCAGGCGCGCTCCCTGCTGCAGCGCGGCGTGCCCCTGTACGTGGCCTGCCCGGGAAGGGTGTTCCGTACGGACGAGCTGGATGCCACCCACACCCCGGTATTTCACCAATGCGAAGCCATAGCGGTGGACAAGCATCTGACGATGGCCGATCTCAAAGGTGTGCTGGACAAGCTTGCCGTCGCGATGTTCGGAGAGGGAGCCAAAACGAGACTGCGCCCCTCGTACTTCCCCTTTACCGAGCCGAGCGCGGAGATGGATCTGTGGTTCCCCGACAAAAAGGGCGGCCCGGGATGGATCGAATGGGGCGGATGCGGGATGGTGAATCCCAATGTGCTCAAATCGGCTGGCATTGATCCCGATGTCTATTCGGGTTTTGCCTTCGGAGTGGGTATGGAGCGCACCTTGCTGCTGCGTCATGACATCAACGACATGCATGACTTGGTCGAAGGCGACGTGAGGTTCAGCGAACAGTTTGTTATGGGGGAGTGA